gctccaggttgtgcagggcgtcaaacagcagctggctatgtggagatgttgcagcgggcatccctcatgactgagggccctcgtctgtgtggtaacgactgggtttttcagcaggacaacgctccaattcacaaccAACCaagaccaagacttttttccaggagaataacatcactcttttggaccatcctgcgtgttcccctgatcttaatccaattgagaacatttggggaatgatggcaagggaagtttacaaaaatggacttcagttccagacagtggatgcccttcgtgaaaccaccttcaccacttggcgcaacattcgcactagccttttggaaacacttgcatcaagcatgccaaaacgagtttttgaagtgatcaacaataatggtggagctactcagtCTGttttgagtcagtttttgacactttaatttctgttttaggagggttttttttttttttttagctgtggtcttaaacttttgatcaggtgatgaacagcctacttcagttaaattgttgttttcaataaattgcctgctcacatcttttgggctcttgttcccatttcttctttttgcattttgaaactctacttagaaccttcctaagattcaacagtgcaaaatgcaaattcatgcaattttttaactggtcttaagattttgatcaggagtgtatattaTTTAATCAGTATAACTACACGCACCCATTATGGACTGCTATTTAAGTCAGGTTCACTTTTCAACTGTGCAATATTAATTCTGTCTGTACTATGCGATGGTTCAAGTGCAATCCATTCACCGTACGTATTCTCACACTTGTTGGAACATGGTTCTTGTGAAAACACAGGCCTCCTCTTCGGCCTTCATGGGTAGCAAAAGCTTTAAACCACGGTGTGAAAAAGCCACCAGGGTCAACtccaattggtcactctggcccccatgacctgtgaggtcaccgggccaaTATAAGATCACTTCTCCCCCGCTTCTTTCTTTTCACCAACCTTCCAAGGAGGAAGGCTGCCAGCCTCTCTTCCTGCTTCGGCGAGGGAAGATCCCTGATTTCTCCAGCTCGCATCCTTTCTCCACATCCAACGAGAGGAGcgcagaggtgcagctcccggGTCATCTCGCTAAGGAAACTGGCAGGACGAACTGCCCACTGCACAGCAACCTCTTTTCCCTTTCCAAGGACGGGTAACAtaactgggcttaataattatattagctaagcaagactgtttattcgattctgtgtgatgtttatgagcttgatatgtgttgtgatattttggGTTATAAGTTATTCGAAAGTAAGATTAGTTTGTAATGCTCTTCACGGTCATTCTTTGCAGTTTAGTCTACACTCTTTGTCTAACTCAGCCTGGTTGCCACGGGTAAAATAATCCGTAGCTACCGTGAGTTCAAACAGTTTCACTGCTAGCAAGGTAAAACCTGATAACATCACGACATGCAGGCAAAAGTTGATTTTGAAAATTATTGGTGAGTAAATCATGCTGATATGCATCTAAATAACTACAGCTTATTGGTAAAACCCAGGAAGAGACTTTAAAAGAGGGGACGGACAAATTGTTTCTCAGCAGAAACAggcagatgaaaataaaattagAGACATCAataaatttataaaaatatagtttattttgACAGCATATTTCACCTCATATTATATGATTTGAAACAGGCGATCAGCCGATGAGCTTTATTCAGCTGCCTCTTTACCCTGAAAAACACCAAGAAACAAAAAGTATTGATCAGGTTCCTTTCAAACATCTTTAacctgcagtgattttcttCCACAATAATTTccaatttttatttgtttaccaAACAGAATTGTAGATTTACCTTTCCGGAGTCACGGGTCTTGGCTCTCAGTTTGTTGACCTGGGACTCTGCAATGTCAGCACGttcctcagcctcctccagctcatgcTGGACCTTCCTGCACTTGGACAGGTGGACATTGGCCTGCTCCTCCTGGAAGACAAAACAGGGCGAATGGTTAAATGACCAGAAGATATACTGCACATGAGATATGATGTCGTCATGTCATTGTCGTCATGTCATTGTTTAAAAATTAATGTTTTGCCCTTACCGCTTCCTCAGACTGCCTCTTGTAGGCCTTCACCTTGAGCTGCAACTTGTCAACCAGATCCTGCAGCCTGGAAACGTTTTTCTTGTCTTCCTCAGTCTGTAGTTGAAAATACAtagatttttatgttttaaagggaagtatatttttacatttgcttgTTTTGTACTATACACATTAAATGTCAAAGTGACTCTACCTGGTAGGTGAGctccttcactctcctctcATACTTGCGGACACCCTTAACAGCATCTGCTCCACGTCTCTGTTCAGCTTCAATCTCTGACTCAAGCTCGCGCACCttttgaaaaaaagacaaatgcatTCTCAGTTTACATTACaagtttttgatgttttttttttaactttgtctATATGTGTATAATCCTAAGATGATTCTCTTACCCTAGACTCCAGTTTCTGGAGCTGCTTCTTGCCACCCTTCATGGCCAGGTTCTCAGCCTCATCCAGGCGGTGCTGCAGGTCCTTAACAGCAACCTCCAGGTTCTTCTTCATCCTTTCCAGGTGAGAGCTAGTATCCTGctccttcttcagctcctcagccATCATCGCAGCctggaaaacacaatatttgatttagaaatgtcaaaaaacgATTAGTAGAAAGTATTGATAATAAGTAAAAACTTAGGCTTACATCAGTGATGGCTTTCTTAGCCTTATCCTCTGCATTCCTTGCTTCCTGAACAGTGTCATCAACTTCACTCTGGACCTGAGTCAGGTCAGACTCAAGCTTCTTCTTGGTGTTCAGAAGGCTTGTGTTCTAaaggatgaaaaaatgaagtaaCTTAAGTAATCaacatttcatgttgtttaacGTTTCATTGGTTTTATATATTGAAGTACTGTATAGTTGTTCACCTGAGAGTGCAGAAGTCCAACACGCTCACTGGCATCCACCAGCTCCTGTTCAGCGACTTTGcgacctctctctgtctgttccaGAGCCACTCTAAGTTCCTCAATTTCAGCCACCATCAGACCGTTCCTGCGATCCACCATAGCAGCTTGTTCCTTTAGGTCGTCCGCGGCTCTAACAGCATCATCAAGGTGGAGTTGAGCATCCTAGTGAATAGACAGCAGGAAAATACACGAATGAATCTCAAAATATACTCAATATACTGTAGTTTGTACAACAGCAGTATGTTTGACAATACCTTCAGCTGTGCCTGCACATTCCTCAGCTGCTTCTGGGACTCAGCCGACTGGCGATTGGCATGGCTGAGCTGAATCTCCATCTCATTCAggtctccctccatcttcttcttgatTCTCAGGGCATCGTTCCTGCTCCTGACCTCAGAATCCAGAGTGCTCTGCATAGAGTCAGTCACCCGCTGGCTGTTTCTCTTGATCTGCTCCATCTCCTCATCTTTTTCTGCCAGCTTCCTGTCCACCTCACCCTTGATCTGGTTGAGCTCCAGCTGGACACGCAGGATCTTAGACTCTTCATGTTCCAGAGTTCCCTGATGACATCATAGAGTTAGATTTTTGTCCTTACCGTCAGGATTTTAGCCCAATATACTGCATTGTCCCAGATTTGTAATTATTTCTCCTCAGAAAATCTCCCTGGATAAAACAAAAGTACCTCAGCCTCCTCAAGAGCTGTCTGGATCTCAGAtttctctgtctccacctgctTCTTGGACTTCTCCAGCTCATGGATGCTCTTGCCAGTCTCACCAATCTGTTCAGTCAGATCAGAGATCTCCTCTGCAGAAAGAAACACATTATATATTGTCAAGACTTGAAATGTAAAATAGAAACACTAAcacaaaatgtgttgattataaTCAAAGACAATCAGTTAAGaactcaaacacaaaaatattaatacGTTATTCTCGATGTCAGGTGGGAACTCACGTTGCAGGTTCTTGTTTTCACGCTTCATGGTCTCCAGCTGATCCAGAGCTTCCTCATAAGAGTTCTTCATCTTGAACAGCTCAGTGCCGAGAGAACGAGCCTCCTTCAGAGATCCCTCAAGCTCTGACTGACCCTCCTCATACTTCTGCTTCCAGTCTGCCAACACCTAAATAACACAATTTGTTGTGTTCAGATAGATATTCAGCAATACAAAgacatgtaaaaaaaagttgtatgaATTGGCCACCTTGTCGaagttcctctgcttcttgtccAGGTTAGCAGCCAGTCCATTAGCCCTCTCCACATCAATCATGAGGTCCTCCACCTCACTCTGAAGCCTCTGTTTGGTTTTCTCCAGAGAAGCACACTTGGAGTTCACAGCCTCAAtctgctcctcagcctcctgcagacgcTGAGCCAGCTTTTTCCTTTGAAACATTTGCAAATTTTCTCTCAATCAAAATATCTTGTAAACTTTTACAGATATTCTTACatatatcaaattaaataaagacagTAAAGTAATGTTTCACAGCTAAATGTACAAAATATATGCAAAGAAAATATCGGGTAATTTATAAGTTTGAATGTTACTCACTTGGACTCCTCAAGCTCCTCAGTGCGCTGAATAGCATCAGTTTCATACTTAGTTCTCCACTGAGCCACCTCACTGTTGGCCTTGGACATTCCACGCTGCAGCTCAGCCttggcctcctgctcctcctcaaacTGTTCCCTCAGCAGGTCACAGTCATGGCGGGCTGATTGCAGTCCATGGGCAAGAGCGTTCTTGGCCTAGGATAAGAAATATTATTGAATGTGTAGAACTTTTAAATCTTATACAACGAGGCAAGGACACACTGAGAGTTTTCTTACCTTAACCTCCTCTTCAATCTGTCTCTTAAGCTCTTCAATCTGTTGAGTGTAGGCCTGTTTGCCTCTCGTCAGCTGGGAGACAAGAGCCTCTTTCTCTTCAATTTGACGGCCGAACTCACcttttgtgaaaataaaaaacattagcttcttttcagtttctgtttgaTCTGTCTCAAACTGAAGATCGCTGTCATTTGCATACCATTTTCTGTCAGGAGACGGGCTTTCTGTGCACCCAAGTCATTCGCTTGACGAACAGTTTCATCATTCTTGGTCTTCAGTTCACTAAATTGGTCCTCAAGAGTACGGCACATCTTTTCCAGATTTCCCTTGAGAAAAAAGgaacagaaaagaaagattTAAATTTTAGCGCaaatatgcaatttttttttttttaatgtatagaaaatgcatttaaaactctaatatttcatttattttgtaccTTTGCTTTGGCAACAGCCTCCATGTTGCTGGAGAGGTCATCAATCTCCATTTTGTATTCactcttttccttttcaagCTTCTGCTTGACACGCTGGAGGTTATCGATCTGCTCTCCCAGCTCAGCAACGCTGTCAGCCTGCTTCTTGCGAAGAGCGGAAGCAGTGGCTTCATGCTGCAGAGTGGACTCCTCAAGGTCACGACGGAGCTTCTGGAACTCAGCTTCCCGCTTCTTGCTCATCTCAATCTGAGCAGCAGTGGCACCTCCAGCCTCCTCTAGTCTCTCACTGATCTCCTCAAGTTCCCTGGAGAGGTCAGCCCTCTGCTTCTCAACCTTGGCACGAGCAGCACGCTCAGCCTCAATCTCCTCCTCCAGTTCCTCAATACGGGCCTGTTTCAAgtatatgttttattgtttagtgaaaattaaatgtgaaacacaaaaacctgaaagcattttgtgttttgtttaaagcATTATGTTCATACCTGAAGCTCCTTGATCTTCTTCTGAAGCTGAGATCCCATAGACTGCTCATCCTCAATCTTGCTCAGGAGTTGGCTGATTTCAAAATCTTTCCTGTGAGAGTGACAAAGTTCATAGTAAGAGTTCATTCATGCTATTGGACATGACCAAAAACATGATGGTAATTTGTAATAGGGAGGGAAACCAAATTTGGATACTTTTTCGTTTTCTCATCAGACTGCTGCTTGTCATTCTCAAGATCCATGATGGATTCCTGGGCCAGTTTCAGATCACCCTCGAGCTTCCTCTTGGCTCTCTCAAGGTCCATACGCAGTTTCTTCTCTTGTTCCAGAGAACCCTCCAGCTGAACATTGAGACATTGAGATTGTGAATATAATGCTAAAGAATCTTGTTTTGTCGACTTAAGTGACATTGTAAACTTACATCATCGACTTGCTGCTCAAGCTTTGTCTTGGCCTTGGTCAGAGTGTTGACTTTGTCTTCCTCAGCCTGCAGGTCATCAAGAGTCTGTTGATGAGCCTCCTGAAGGGCTTTCTTCTCCTTAGTCAGCTTAGCAATGCTCTCATCTTGAGAGGCCATCTCCTCTGTCAGGTTCTTAACCTATGTTTGCaagtaaaatgttattaaacACATAGTAAACATGAATTAACTTGATATGcttaacattttcatatttacaaaCCTTGTTTTCAGTGgcatgtttctctttctccaccttgGCCAATGTAAGCTCCAGATCGTCAATATCCTTCTTGAGCTCAGAACATTCATCTTCCAGCTTTCTCTTTTTAGCAGTAAGCTCAGCATtcatttcctcttcatcctcaagtCTCTCAGTTGTTTCTTTGAGTTTGGCTTCCAGCTGAATCTTGCTCTTGATAAGTCCCTCACATCTTTCCTCAGCATCTGACAGATTGTCTCCTTCCTGTGTCATTTTATGAACAAATCAAGTGTGAGCCCATCATTATTTGACCTACAAAACAGGAACAATTGCAGGTACAATCTGAGATTTACTTACAGATGCCACTTGGAGCTGCAGATCGTTCTTCTCTTGCAGAAGAGACACCATCTTCTCCTCTAGCTCCTTCTTCTTGGCCAGGGCAGTAGCCAAGTTAGTTGTCATCTTTTCATAGTTTTCCTTCATCTCTGACAGCTCCTTCTCAGTTTCAGCACTCTTCAGCAGAGGCTTGATCTTGTAGTAAACCTTCATCCATGGCCAATGTTTGACATTCATGAATGAGCGTACGTTGTACTGGATGGAGTAGATGGCTTCCCTGCAAAGGAGAAATTGTTGTTATGAGAATTTTTGCAGATTTTTCACCCCATGTCTTTTTGgccaaaatgtattgttttcaacTTGCCTCCTCTCCGTCATCTTCACAAACTCCTTTCTCATGAGGTAAGCACGGCAGAGAGCCTGAGTCATTGTGACCAGAGCTGCAAGCTTttcatctctcatctcctcaAGGGTACCCAGCAGACCAGCCTTGAAGAACACCTGCATAAACAGAATATATAAATGAACTTTCAGGTATCCCAAATTGTTAAAGACTGACAAGGCAAAAATGCTTCATAAATGCACACATAAGATAAAGGCTTTGAAACTATACCATTGATGAGTAATTGCTCCAGGTGCATGGTCTAATTTTACACAAACTTACTTCGAACATTTAATAAACCTTGAGGTACAATGCTGATtatcagacaaacaaaatgACTAAGAAAAATCTACCTCCTCTGTAATTTTACCAAcagtaaaaaaaggaaacatggtGCTTACCTTTGTGTGTCCAAATCTGTACTGGTCATGATCAACATCAATCGATCCGAGCAGCTTTTCTGAAGCCTTCTTGTTGTCAATGAACTGGCCCTCAGGAATGACACTGGCATTCAATACCTTGTACCTTTTAATAAAGAAGATATTGGtctctgtaagtattttttGGAGTTTgtgacaacatttttaaatgtcataaatataTTCATTGGTACCTCTGCTTGAAGTCACCATATTGGATTCTGCTGGGGAAACCTTTTCTGCAGATTCTGATACCCTCCAGCACACCGTTACACCTCAGCTGGTGGATGACCAGGAAGTTCTCCATCAGTCCTATTTCATAAGAGATTTCATTATTACTCTTGTGAATAGTTATACTCCTCATTGAACCAGCACTGAACTGAAACCATACTAACAAAAAAACATGCCATTCCCCAAAGAGTTCAAATCTTACCTGGAGTCTTTGACTCATTGGGAATCAGACAACGCACAAAGTGAGGATGGGTGCTCCTCAAGTTAGTCATCAGCTTGCCCAAGTTTTCCTGTAGATGCAAAACAGAAAGTTAGGTAATTTCTGTATAACATAATGTGTGATGTTATTTCTTGGTTTACAATGCCAAAGCTTACCCTAAACTGTGAAGACACAGTCTGCATAGAGCCTCCCTTCTTCTTGCCTCCCTTCTTTCCAGCCTCTGTTGATAATTTCAAGTAGAATTATTTTTGTGAGAAACTGAATACATACAGAGTCAAATTGCCACATTGAATAAAGAGTAatacaatattaaaatatgttttaattgaACAGCTAATTGTGTATCATACCCTCAACAACAGGTGGATACAGGCCAGCCAGCAGTTTCACTGATGACTTCTGGTACAGCTGCAGAACAGACTCATTCAGTGGGTCCTTGTTCTTGTCCAGCCAGCCACAGATATTGTAGTCCACTGTACCAGCATAGTGCACCAGGGAGAAGTGGGCCTCAGCCTTGCCCTTTGCAGGTTTTGGCTTCTCAAATGCTTTGTTCTTGCCAAGATGCTGATCATAGAGCTTATTCTTGAAGGATGTGTCATCAGCCTTAGGGAACATGCACTCCTCTTCAAGGATGGAGAAGATGCCCATGGGCTAGATGAAAGTACAGAGAAATAAAGTATATCATGAAGTGACTGTTGTTTTTTGGAGAATCTCATACAATAGAATCATAAAATTGGTGTTTACCCTTTCAATCAGCTCAATGCAGGCGGCCAAGTCCATACCGAAGTCAATGAACTCCCAGATAATACCCTCCTTCTTGTACTCCTCTTGCTCCAGGACGAACATGGTGTGGTTGAAGAACTGTTGCAGTTTCTCATTGGTGAAGTTGATGCACAGTTGCTCCAAGGTGTTGAACTGTGAGGTGACAAATAGTCAGCCTGATGCTCATAGACAACAGGAAAGGATATGTCTTATTTTAATAATGAGTTGAAGTGTGTTAAGATTACATCAAAGATTTCAAAGCCGGCGATATCCAGGACACCAATATAGTAATTCCTCTGCTGCTTAGTGTCCAACATCTGGTTGATACGGATGACCATCCACAAGAACATCCTCTCATAGATGGACTTGGCCAGGGCAGTCACTGAGTTGTTCACCTGAAgaagaatggaaaaaaaaaatctgtaggCTTCTGTATAGTTGTTTTGTAAAATGCTGTGCTACTGtatttttgcaattaatagtcaataaaaaaataacacaccCAGTACATCTCAATCTCTTTAAATCTCTGGACAGCTTAAAAAAACTGCCCAAACACCCCCTGTTCACGAAGGCCTTTGGCCTCAGTGAATGCTCCACCGTGCcattagtatatatatatatatatatgtgtgtgtcatcattaaaaaaatatatattcactaAGATATtagaaattaattatttatgtttacCTGAGGTACAGTCTGTCCCTTGGTGACAAACTCATTTCCGACCTTCACTCTGGGATAGCACAGACCCTTCAGCATGTCAGCGGAGTTCAGACCCAACAGGTAAGCAACCTTGTCAGCATCTGAAAAtggtttcattatttattatgtagtattgtgtatatttgtgtgttcatGACAGAACAAAACCAGTGTGATTGAGAACTTCTGCTGTTCACTTTGATATGATTTCAGATAGTCACCTTCTGTGCCATCGGGTTCAGCCTGCTCCTCACGCTGCTTCTGCTTGAACTTCATGTTACCATGGTGGATCACAGCACCAGTAAACTTGTAGATGGCCATCTTCTCCTCACCAGTGAAGCCCAGGATATCAATAGCATTCTGTGTTCAGAagataaatattttacaaaacatcTCCAATTTGGAAATATGCATTCATAAGATCACATTGGATATCATACACATCAGATGTATGCAATaagttaaatatgaaaaaaactcGATTACTCACATCAGTGGCTTCCAGCTCAACTTTGTCATCAATGCTGGCCACAGTGATCTGACCCATGCTGATCAAGGGGAAGTCGTAGGGGTTGGTTGTGATGAGTGACgcctctgaaaataaaaaaaattttagTTG
Above is a genomic segment from Pleuronectes platessa chromosome 7, fPlePla1.1, whole genome shotgun sequence containing:
- the LOC128444252 gene encoding myosin heavy chain, fast skeletal muscle-like isoform X1 codes for the protein MSTDAEMAIYGKAAIYLRKPERERIEAQSAPFDAKTACYVADVKELYLKGTIVKKDGAKVTVKVLDTQEEKVYKEDDVHPMNPPKFDKIEDMAMMTHLNEASVLYNLKERYAAWMIYTYSGLFCATVNPYKWLPVYDPEVVSAYRGKKRMEAPPHIFSVSDNAYQNMLTDRENQSVLITGESGAGKTVNTKRVIQYFATIAVAGGEKKKDTSKIQGSLEDQIIAANPLLEAYGNAKTVRNDNSSRFGKFIRIHFGTTGKLASADIETYLLEKSRVTYQLSQERGYHIFYQMMTNHIPGIVEASLITTNPYDFPLISMGQITVASIDDKVELEATDNAIDILGFTGEEKMAIYKFTGAVIHHGNMKFKQKQREEQAEPDGTEDADKVAYLLGLNSADMLKGLCYPRVKVGNEFVTKGQTVPQVNNSVTALAKSIYERMFLWMVIRINQMLDTKQQRNYYIGVLDIAGFEIFDFNTLEQLCINFTNEKLQQFFNHTMFVLEQEEYKKEGIIWEFIDFGMDLAACIELIERPMGIFSILEEECMFPKADDTSFKNKLYDQHLGKNKAFEKPKPAKGKAEAHFSLVHYAGTVDYNICGWLDKNKDPLNESVLQLYQKSSVKLLAGLYPPVVEEAGKKGGKKKGGSMQTVSSQFRENLGKLMTNLRSTHPHFVRCLIPNESKTPGLMENFLVIHQLRCNGVLEGIRICRKGFPSRIQYGDFKQRYKVLNASVIPEGQFIDNKKASEKLLGSIDVDHDQYRFGHTKVFFKAGLLGTLEEMRDEKLAALVTMTQALCRAYLMRKEFVKMTERREAIYSIQYNVRSFMNVKHWPWMKVYYKIKPLLKSAETEKELSEMKENYEKMTTNLATALAKKKELEEKMVSLLQEKNDLQLQVASEGDNLSDAEERCEGLIKSKIQLEAKLKETTERLEDEEEMNAELTAKKRKLEDECSELKKDIDDLELTLAKVEKEKHATENKVKNLTEEMASQDESIAKLTKEKKALQEAHQQTLDDLQAEEDKVNTLTKAKTKLEQQVDDLEGSLEQEKKLRMDLERAKRKLEGDLKLAQESIMDLENDKQQSDEKTKKKDFEISQLLSKIEDEQSMGSQLQKKIKELQARIEELEEEIEAERAARAKVEKQRADLSRELEEISERLEEAGGATAAQIEMSKKREAEFQKLRRDLEESTLQHEATASALRKKQADSVAELGEQIDNLQRVKQKLEKEKSEYKMEIDDLSSNMEAVAKAKGNLEKMCRTLEDQFSELKTKNDETVRQANDLGAQKARLLTENGEFGRQIEEKEALVSQLTRGKQAYTQQIEELKRQIEEEVKAKNALAHGLQSARHDCDLLREQFEEEQEAKAELQRGMSKANSEVAQWRTKYETDAIQRTEELEESKKKLAQRLQEAEEQIEAVNSKCASLEKTKQRLQSEVEDLMIDVERANGLAANLDKKQRNFDKVLADWKQKYEEGQSELEGSLKEARSLGTELFKMKNSYEEALDQLETMKRENKNLQQEISDLTEQIGETGKSIHELEKSKKQVETEKSEIQTALEEAEGTLEHEESKILRVQLELNQIKGEVDRKLAEKDEEMEQIKRNSQRVTDSMQSTLDSEVRSRNDALRIKKKMEGDLNEMEIQLSHANRQSAESQKQLRNVQAQLKDAQLHLDDAVRAADDLKEQAAMVDRRNGLMVAEIEELRVALEQTERGRKVAEQELVDASERVGLLHSQNTSLLNTKKKLESDLTQVQSEVDDTVQEARNAEDKAKKAITDAAMMAEELKKEQDTSSHLERMKKNLEVAVKDLQHRLDEAENLAMKGGKKQLQKLESRVRELESEIEAEQRRGADAVKGVRKYERRVKELTYQTEEDKKNVSRLQDLVDKLQLKVKAYKRQSEEAEEQANVHLSKCRKVQHELEEAEERADIAESQVNKLRAKTRDSGKGKEAAE
- the LOC128444252 gene encoding myosin heavy chain, fast skeletal muscle-like isoform X2; translated protein: MSTDAEMAIYGKAAIYLRKPERERIEAQSAPFDAKTACYVADVKELYLKGTIVKKDGAKVTEKVYKEDDVHPMNPPKFDKIEDMAMMTHLNEASVLYNLKERYAAWMIYTYSGLFCATVNPYKWLPVYDPEVVSAYRGKKRMEAPPHIFSVSDNAYQNMLTDRENQSVLITGESGAGKTVNTKRVIQYFATIAVAGGEKKKDTSKIQGSLEDQIIAANPLLEAYGNAKTVRNDNSSRFGKFIRIHFGTTGKLASADIETYLLEKSRVTYQLSQERGYHIFYQMMTNHIPGIVEASLITTNPYDFPLISMGQITVASIDDKVELEATDNAIDILGFTGEEKMAIYKFTGAVIHHGNMKFKQKQREEQAEPDGTEDADKVAYLLGLNSADMLKGLCYPRVKVGNEFVTKGQTVPQVNNSVTALAKSIYERMFLWMVIRINQMLDTKQQRNYYIGVLDIAGFEIFDFNTLEQLCINFTNEKLQQFFNHTMFVLEQEEYKKEGIIWEFIDFGMDLAACIELIERPMGIFSILEEECMFPKADDTSFKNKLYDQHLGKNKAFEKPKPAKGKAEAHFSLVHYAGTVDYNICGWLDKNKDPLNESVLQLYQKSSVKLLAGLYPPVVEEAGKKGGKKKGGSMQTVSSQFRENLGKLMTNLRSTHPHFVRCLIPNESKTPGLMENFLVIHQLRCNGVLEGIRICRKGFPSRIQYGDFKQRYKVLNASVIPEGQFIDNKKASEKLLGSIDVDHDQYRFGHTKVFFKAGLLGTLEEMRDEKLAALVTMTQALCRAYLMRKEFVKMTERREAIYSIQYNVRSFMNVKHWPWMKVYYKIKPLLKSAETEKELSEMKENYEKMTTNLATALAKKKELEEKMVSLLQEKNDLQLQVASEGDNLSDAEERCEGLIKSKIQLEAKLKETTERLEDEEEMNAELTAKKRKLEDECSELKKDIDDLELTLAKVEKEKHATENKVKNLTEEMASQDESIAKLTKEKKALQEAHQQTLDDLQAEEDKVNTLTKAKTKLEQQVDDLEGSLEQEKKLRMDLERAKRKLEGDLKLAQESIMDLENDKQQSDEKTKKKDFEISQLLSKIEDEQSMGSQLQKKIKELQARIEELEEEIEAERAARAKVEKQRADLSRELEEISERLEEAGGATAAQIEMSKKREAEFQKLRRDLEESTLQHEATASALRKKQADSVAELGEQIDNLQRVKQKLEKEKSEYKMEIDDLSSNMEAVAKAKGNLEKMCRTLEDQFSELKTKNDETVRQANDLGAQKARLLTENGEFGRQIEEKEALVSQLTRGKQAYTQQIEELKRQIEEEVKAKNALAHGLQSARHDCDLLREQFEEEQEAKAELQRGMSKANSEVAQWRTKYETDAIQRTEELEESKKKLAQRLQEAEEQIEAVNSKCASLEKTKQRLQSEVEDLMIDVERANGLAANLDKKQRNFDKVLADWKQKYEEGQSELEGSLKEARSLGTELFKMKNSYEEALDQLETMKRENKNLQQEISDLTEQIGETGKSIHELEKSKKQVETEKSEIQTALEEAEGTLEHEESKILRVQLELNQIKGEVDRKLAEKDEEMEQIKRNSQRVTDSMQSTLDSEVRSRNDALRIKKKMEGDLNEMEIQLSHANRQSAESQKQLRNVQAQLKDAQLHLDDAVRAADDLKEQAAMVDRRNGLMVAEIEELRVALEQTERGRKVAEQELVDASERVGLLHSQNTSLLNTKKKLESDLTQVQSEVDDTVQEARNAEDKAKKAITDAAMMAEELKKEQDTSSHLERMKKNLEVAVKDLQHRLDEAENLAMKGGKKQLQKLESRVRELESEIEAEQRRGADAVKGVRKYERRVKELTYQTEEDKKNVSRLQDLVDKLQLKVKAYKRQSEEAEEQANVHLSKCRKVQHELEEAEERADIAESQVNKLRAKTRDSGKGKEAAE